The Pseudomonas azadiae genome contains a region encoding:
- a CDS encoding AGE family epimerase/isomerase: MPSASLPALNSVLTHFHSLIVPLWQGPGWNAELALPYEALDADHRPLPPQRYRAMACARQLYLFASLIGEPGATFAEERAAALFRSLQRHFHDAEHGGWFYSIDPAGQPLDTRKDLYTHAFIIFACAHYWAKVREPLVESVLNGALEVVAQRFASGDGLYEAVLERNWSSLNAGPLQNPLMHLAEGFLATLAVREDPKVQAALLALATAMQRRFIDRQHGVMMEKPLGAVDNWFEPGHQFEWFFLLESSDVLRGTALHASLTQAFAYAEQNGVDKLSGAVNGMLALDGTVRDATQRIWAQAEYLRALTLRPHSEALLQRQLKALQAHFLHDKGWHECLDAESSVSRRDMPSTTPYHLATCYQGLTNYLG; encoded by the coding sequence GCTGCCCTATGAGGCGCTGGACGCCGATCACCGTCCCTTGCCGCCACAGCGTTACCGCGCCATGGCCTGCGCCCGGCAGCTGTATCTGTTCGCCAGCCTGATCGGCGAGCCCGGCGCCACCTTCGCCGAGGAGCGCGCGGCCGCCCTGTTCCGCTCACTGCAACGGCACTTCCACGACGCCGAACACGGCGGCTGGTTCTACAGCATCGACCCGGCCGGCCAACCGCTGGACACGCGCAAAGACCTCTACACCCACGCGTTCATCATCTTCGCCTGCGCCCATTACTGGGCGAAGGTGCGTGAGCCGCTGGTGGAGTCGGTGCTCAATGGCGCCCTTGAAGTGGTCGCCCAACGCTTTGCCAGCGGCGATGGCCTGTATGAAGCGGTGCTGGAGCGCAACTGGTCGTCCCTCAACGCTGGCCCGTTGCAAAACCCCTTGATGCACTTGGCTGAAGGTTTTCTAGCCACCCTGGCGGTGCGTGAAGACCCCAAGGTGCAAGCGGCTCTGCTGGCATTGGCGACGGCCATGCAGCGGCGCTTCATCGACCGCCAGCATGGCGTGATGATGGAAAAGCCGCTGGGCGCTGTGGATAACTGGTTTGAGCCGGGGCATCAGTTCGAATGGTTCTTTTTGCTGGAATCGTCCGATGTGCTGCGTGGCACTGCGCTACACGCCTCGCTGACGCAGGCATTTGCCTACGCCGAACAAAACGGTGTGGATAAGTTGAGCGGTGCGGTCAACGGCATGCTTGCCCTGGACGGCACCGTACGGGACGCCACCCAGCGCATCTGGGCCCAGGCCGAGTACCTGCGGGCACTGACCTTGCGGCCCCACAGTGAAGCGTTGCTGCAGCGCCAATTGAAGGCACTGCAAGCGCATTTCCTGCACGACAAGGGATGGCATGAATGCCTGGATGCCGAGAGCAGCGTGAGCCGACGGGACATGCCGTCGACCACGCCGTATCACTTGGCGACGTGCTATCAGGGATTGACCAATTATCTCGGCTGA